One genomic segment of Methanothermococcus okinawensis IH1 includes these proteins:
- a CDS encoding HoxN/HupN/NixA family nickel/cobalt transporter, with product MELLWILTAFTLGFIHALEPGHGKSVMAAYVLGTEASLKDALLLGLTVVISHTSTVFLLGIFSIYLIESMSSEMTHDIMSVIGGGILITIGFWILKNNYFHPHEHKLNIKKGVLAIGLSAGLVPCPAALAVLLFSISSGNLYDGLIYVFIFSLGLSLSISLLSVLFVKGKQFIEKYIQSKNINKLPLISGIVIMLIGIYTISHPLLEHFI from the coding sequence ATGGAGCTCCTATGGATATTAACTGCATTCACACTTGGCTTTATACATGCCCTTGAACCAGGGCATGGCAAATCAGTTATGGCAGCCTATGTTCTGGGAACTGAGGCAAGTTTAAAAGATGCATTGCTTCTTGGTCTCACAGTGGTTATTTCTCACACTTCAACTGTTTTTTTATTGGGTATTTTTTCGATATACTTAATTGAAAGCATGAGCTCAGAGATGACCCACGATATAATGAGTGTAATTGGTGGTGGGATATTGATAACCATAGGATTTTGGATTTTAAAAAATAATTATTTCCATCCTCATGAGCATAAACTAAATATAAAAAAAGGAGTTTTGGCAATAGGTCTTTCTGCGGGACTTGTTCCATGCCCTGCGGCTCTTGCGGTATTGTTATTCAGCATATCAAGTGGCAATCTATACGATGGACTTATTTATGTGTTTATATTTAGTTTGGGACTTTCACTAAGTATATCTTTGCTATCGGTATTGTTTGTAAAGGGAAAACAGTTTATAGAAAAATATATTCAAAGTAAAAACATAAATAAACTTCCATTAATAAGTGGTATTGTAATCATGTTAATTGGCATATATACCATAAGTCATCCATTATTGGAGCATTTTATTTAG
- a CDS encoding malate dehydrogenase, which translates to MKVSVIGASGRIGSMVSFLLAKEPYINHINLISREKSLNKLKGIKMDIYDALAAEGRDAEIEVHSEKDLSVVDGSEITIIPAGVPRNDKMSRLDLAKENAKIVKNYVRNLSKTCDTKLFMITNPVDVMTQKALVESGYEKNQVFGLGTHLDSMRFKVAIAKYFGVHIDDVRTRIIGEHGDTMVPLLSATAIGGIPINRLPGFENLPYQKIVDFVKNGGKRIIELKGGSEYGPASAIVNVVKCIIHNDKRLLTLSAYLDGEIDGIKDVCIGAPVVVGKNGIEEVVPIKISDDEFKAFKHSVEVVKNCWNEVKDI; encoded by the coding sequence ATGAAGGTGTCTGTAATTGGGGCTTCTGGAAGAATTGGGTCAATGGTATCATTTCTACTTGCAAAGGAACCGTATATAAACCATATAAATTTAATATCAAGAGAAAAATCACTAAACAAGTTAAAAGGAATAAAAATGGATATATATGATGCCCTTGCAGCTGAGGGTAGGGATGCTGAAATTGAAGTTCATAGTGAAAAAGACCTTTCAGTGGTGGATGGGAGTGAAATTACCATTATTCCAGCAGGTGTTCCAAGAAATGATAAAATGTCAAGACTTGATTTAGCAAAAGAAAATGCAAAAATTGTTAAAAATTATGTAAGAAATTTATCTAAAACCTGCGATACAAAATTGTTTATGATAACAAATCCCGTAGATGTAATGACCCAAAAGGCATTGGTTGAAAGTGGATATGAAAAAAATCAGGTTTTTGGACTTGGAACTCATTTAGATTCTATGAGGTTTAAAGTGGCAATTGCAAAATATTTCGGAGTGCATATCGATGATGTTAGAACAAGGATAATTGGAGAACATGGGGATACCATGGTTCCATTACTAAGTGCCACGGCAATTGGAGGCATTCCTATAAATCGATTACCCGGTTTTGAAAACTTGCCATATCAAAAAATAGTTGATTTTGTAAAAAATGGGGGGAAAAGAATAATAGAGTTAAAAGGAGGTTCTGAATATGGACCAGCCTCTGCCATAGTAAATGTTGTTAAGTGCATAATCCATAACGATAAACGACTATTAACACTTTCTGCCTATTTAGATGGGGAGATAGATGGAATAAAAGATGTATGTATCGGAGCTCCTGTTGTAGTAGGAAAAAATGGAATAGAGGAAGTAGTCCCTATAAAAATAAGCGATGATGAATTTAAAGCATTTAAACACTCTGTTGAAGTTGTAAAAAATTGTTGGAATGAAGTTAAAGATATTTAA